A genomic region of Clavibacter michiganensis subsp. insidiosus contains the following coding sequences:
- a CDS encoding aldehyde dehydrogenase family protein, with amino-acid sequence MTPHETDPTPDQPVDPAVARTVDAVAARAAEAAAPLAALAPAARARALDAVADALEAIRPELLPVAERETALAPGRLAGELTRTTVQLRILAAAVRDGRYLDARIDHADPDAAPAPRPDIRRYLVPVGPVLNFAASNFPFAFSVAGGDTASALAVGCPVVVKAHPGHPELSRRVAAAASAALVEAGLPEGTLQLVEGEEAGLAMLRDPRIRAATFTGSLRAGRFLADVAAARPDPIPFFGELGSVNPVVITERAVAERGEDIAAALVASAAGSAGQLCTAPGIVLIPAGHGLDAVLAEEAGAVAPHGMLNSRIAEGYAGGRAAAIAVDGVRLVAEGRAPAGDDGSVTPTIAAVALAAFEAAEDVLRHEVFGPFALLVEYPAGTDLAALAARTFTGELTASVHLGAEEADAAAAELIRVLAARAGRVLVDAWPTGVSVTDAQQHGGPWPATTLDRGTSVGTASLDRLLRGVAFQGVPDALLPEPLRTANPWGVPQRVSARGARA; translated from the coding sequence ATGACCCCGCACGAGACCGATCCGACCCCCGACCAGCCCGTGGACCCCGCCGTCGCCCGGACCGTCGACGCCGTCGCCGCGCGCGCCGCCGAGGCCGCCGCCCCGCTCGCGGCCCTCGCCCCGGCGGCCCGCGCCCGCGCGCTCGACGCCGTCGCCGACGCGCTCGAGGCGATCCGCCCCGAGCTGCTGCCCGTCGCCGAGCGGGAGACCGCGCTCGCGCCCGGCCGCCTCGCCGGCGAGCTGACGCGCACGACCGTGCAGCTACGGATCCTCGCGGCAGCAGTGCGCGACGGCCGCTACCTCGACGCGCGCATCGACCACGCGGACCCCGACGCGGCGCCCGCCCCGCGCCCCGACATCCGCCGGTACCTCGTGCCCGTCGGCCCGGTCCTCAACTTCGCGGCGTCGAACTTCCCGTTCGCGTTCTCCGTCGCGGGCGGCGACACGGCGTCGGCGCTCGCGGTGGGCTGCCCCGTGGTCGTCAAGGCGCACCCGGGGCACCCCGAGCTGTCGCGTCGCGTCGCGGCGGCCGCGTCCGCCGCGCTCGTCGAGGCGGGTCTCCCCGAGGGCACGCTGCAGCTCGTCGAGGGCGAGGAGGCGGGGCTCGCCATGCTGCGCGATCCGCGGATCCGCGCCGCCACCTTCACGGGGTCGCTCCGCGCCGGACGCTTCCTCGCCGACGTCGCCGCCGCCCGCCCCGACCCGATCCCGTTCTTCGGCGAGCTCGGCAGCGTCAACCCCGTCGTCATCACCGAGCGCGCCGTCGCCGAGCGCGGGGAGGACATCGCCGCGGCCCTCGTGGCGAGCGCCGCCGGATCCGCCGGGCAGCTCTGCACGGCGCCCGGCATCGTGCTGATCCCCGCGGGCCACGGCCTCGACGCCGTCCTCGCGGAGGAGGCCGGCGCCGTCGCGCCGCACGGCATGCTCAACTCCCGCATCGCGGAGGGCTACGCGGGCGGCCGGGCCGCGGCCATCGCGGTCGACGGCGTGCGGCTCGTCGCGGAGGGCCGCGCGCCCGCGGGCGACGACGGATCCGTGACCCCCACCATCGCCGCCGTCGCGCTCGCCGCCTTCGAGGCCGCGGAGGACGTGCTGCGCCACGAGGTGTTCGGCCCGTTCGCGCTCCTCGTCGAGTACCCCGCGGGCACGGACCTCGCCGCCCTCGCGGCGCGCACCTTCACGGGCGAGCTGACCGCGAGCGTCCACCTCGGCGCCGAGGAGGCCGACGCGGCCGCTGCCGAGCTGATCCGCGTGCTCGCCGCGCGCGCCGGCCGCGTGCTCGTCGACGCCTGGCCCACGGGCGTCTCCGTCACCGACGCGCAGCAGCACGGCGGACCCTGGCCCGCCACCACGCTCGACCGCGGCACGAGCGTCGGCACCGCGTCGCTCGACCGGCTGCTCCGCGGCGTCGCGTTCCAGGGCGTTCCCGACGCGCTGCTGCCCGAGCCGCTGCGCACCGCGAACCCGTGGGGCGTGCCGCAGCGGGTGAGCGCCCGCGGCGCCCGCGCCTGA
- a CDS encoding acyl-CoA dehydrogenase yields the protein MVDTAARGRTTRGTRGRGPAAGPQSGGATAEGSAPEGALREAGVPVAGDVDAEVARDLDRTDGTADTGAGPGVDVEALGSLLLGRWADVRRSSRALTSRPELHRIEGLDMHQHRARVREQLEILVEHGGVHRAYPVSVGGLEDHGGNIAGFEELVAADPSLQIKAGVQWGLFGSAVMHLGTERHHRELLPGIMTLATPGAFAMTETGHGSDVASIGTTATYDPETGEFDLHTPFRAAWKDYLGNAAVDGRAATVFAQLVTQGVNHGVHCFFVPLRDETGAFLPGVGGEDDGLKGGLNGIDNGRLHFDHVRVPRANLLNRYGDVAEDGTYASEISSPGRRFFTMLGTLVQGRVSLDGAATSAAKIALQIAITYGNQRRQFVAGGTDEEVLLDYQRHQRRLIPRIATTYAASFAHEKLLGQFDAVFSGASDTDEDRQDLETLAAALKPLSTWHALDTIQEAREACGGQGFLAENRLVGLRADLDVYATFEGDNTVLLQLVAKRLLTDVNTRFAKADFGVLARYAVEQAADRTLHSTGLRTLGQALADRGSTARSVGQLREPDTQRALLTGRVETMVGEIATALRATRKMPPAEAAALFNRHQHALIEAARAHAQLLQWEAFTEALDPASETGRAMDDGTRRILTWTRDLFGLRLIEEDLAWFLIRGRLSAPRARAVTAYIDRLVARLRPQAQDLVDAFGYTAGHVRAPVASGEERDRQDEARAYRDARIADGSAPRMEKSEKKKG from the coding sequence ATGGTCGACACGGCGGCACGAGGACGCACCACCCGCGGCACGAGGGGACGAGGCCCCGCCGCGGGTCCGCAGAGCGGAGGCGCGACCGCGGAGGGCTCTGCCCCCGAGGGCGCGCTCCGCGAGGCGGGTGTCCCGGTCGCGGGGGATGTCGACGCCGAGGTCGCGCGCGACCTCGACCGCACCGACGGCACGGCGGACACGGGGGCCGGTCCGGGGGTCGACGTGGAGGCGCTCGGGAGCCTCCTCCTCGGCCGCTGGGCCGACGTCCGCCGCTCGTCCCGCGCGCTGACGAGCCGCCCGGAGCTGCATCGCATCGAGGGGCTCGACATGCACCAGCACCGGGCGCGCGTGCGCGAGCAGCTCGAGATCCTCGTCGAGCACGGCGGCGTGCACCGCGCCTACCCGGTGTCCGTGGGCGGGCTCGAGGACCACGGCGGCAACATCGCGGGCTTTGAGGAGCTCGTGGCCGCGGATCCGTCGCTCCAGATCAAGGCCGGCGTGCAGTGGGGCCTGTTCGGCTCCGCGGTGATGCACCTCGGCACCGAGCGCCACCACCGCGAGCTGCTGCCGGGCATCATGACGCTCGCGACGCCCGGCGCGTTCGCGATGACCGAGACCGGCCACGGATCCGACGTCGCGAGCATCGGCACGACGGCGACCTACGACCCCGAGACGGGCGAGTTCGACCTGCACACCCCGTTCCGCGCGGCGTGGAAGGACTACCTCGGCAACGCCGCGGTCGACGGGCGCGCCGCGACGGTGTTCGCGCAGCTCGTGACCCAGGGCGTCAACCACGGCGTGCACTGCTTCTTCGTGCCGCTCCGCGACGAGACCGGCGCGTTCCTGCCCGGCGTCGGCGGCGAGGACGACGGACTCAAGGGCGGCCTCAACGGGATCGACAACGGCCGCCTCCACTTCGACCACGTGCGCGTGCCGCGCGCGAACCTCCTCAACCGCTACGGCGACGTCGCCGAGGACGGCACCTACGCGTCGGAGATCTCGAGCCCCGGCCGCCGCTTCTTCACCATGCTCGGCACGCTCGTGCAGGGCCGCGTCTCGCTCGACGGCGCCGCCACCAGCGCCGCCAAGATCGCGCTGCAGATCGCGATCACCTACGGCAACCAGCGCCGCCAGTTCGTCGCGGGCGGCACCGACGAGGAGGTGCTGCTCGACTACCAGCGGCACCAGCGTCGGCTGATCCCGCGGATCGCCACCACCTACGCCGCGTCCTTCGCGCACGAGAAGCTGCTCGGCCAGTTCGACGCGGTGTTCTCCGGCGCGTCGGACACCGACGAGGACCGCCAGGACCTCGAGACGCTCGCCGCGGCCCTCAAGCCGCTCAGCACCTGGCACGCGCTCGACACCATCCAGGAGGCGCGCGAGGCGTGCGGCGGCCAGGGCTTCCTCGCCGAGAACCGGCTCGTCGGGCTCCGCGCCGACCTCGACGTCTACGCGACCTTCGAGGGCGACAACACCGTCCTCCTGCAGCTCGTCGCCAAGCGCCTGCTCACCGACGTGAACACGCGCTTCGCGAAGGCCGACTTCGGGGTGCTCGCGCGCTACGCCGTGGAGCAGGCCGCGGATCGCACGCTGCACTCGACCGGATTGCGCACGCTCGGGCAGGCGCTGGCGGACCGCGGATCCACCGCCCGCTCCGTGGGCCAGCTGCGCGAGCCGGACACCCAGCGCGCGCTCCTGACCGGCCGCGTGGAGACGATGGTCGGCGAGATCGCGACCGCGCTCCGCGCCACCCGGAAGATGCCGCCGGCCGAGGCGGCGGCGCTCTTCAACCGGCACCAGCACGCGCTCATCGAGGCGGCCCGCGCGCACGCGCAGCTGCTGCAGTGGGAGGCGTTCACCGAGGCGCTCGATCCCGCATCCGAGACGGGCCGGGCGATGGACGACGGCACGCGCCGCATCCTCACCTGGACCCGCGACCTGTTCGGCCTCCGCCTCATCGAGGAGGACCTGGCCTGGTTCCTGATCCGCGGCCGCCTCAGCGCGCCGCGCGCCCGTGCCGTGACGGCCTACATCGACCGGCTCGTCGCCCGCCTGCGCCCGCAGGCGCAGGACCTCGTGGACGCGTTCGGCTACACGGCGGGGCACGTCCGCGCGCCCGTCGCCTCCGGCGAGGAGCGGGACCGCCAGGACGAGGCGCGCGCCTACCGCGACGCCCGGATCGCCGACGGCTCCGCGCCGCGCATGGAGAAGAGCGAGAAGAAGAAGGGGTAG
- a CDS encoding DUF1349 domain-containing protein, translating into MSDSAASDPALVDVPWADGTWTTPPAAVRIHDDGMDVLAREGSDAWRITSYGFVHDTEHALVAPLPQGTAVEVAFTLDLREQFDQAGVFVRVDAETWITAGVERSDGEDGLGAVVTRGVSDWSLAPVPGWSGRHVTIRASRSGDALTVRARVDDEPWRLVRVAPLDPDAAVTAGPFCCAPTRAGFTARFASWRTGPADTALHG; encoded by the coding sequence ATGAGCGACTCCGCCGCATCCGACCCCGCCCTCGTCGACGTCCCGTGGGCCGACGGCACCTGGACCACCCCGCCTGCGGCCGTGCGGATCCACGACGACGGCATGGACGTGCTCGCCCGCGAGGGCAGCGACGCCTGGCGGATCACCTCCTACGGCTTCGTGCACGACACGGAGCACGCCCTCGTCGCGCCGCTGCCGCAGGGCACGGCGGTCGAGGTCGCGTTCACGCTCGACCTCCGCGAGCAGTTCGACCAGGCCGGGGTCTTCGTGCGAGTAGACGCGGAGACGTGGATCACGGCGGGCGTCGAGCGCAGCGACGGCGAGGACGGCCTCGGCGCGGTCGTCACGCGCGGCGTCTCCGACTGGTCGCTCGCCCCGGTGCCGGGCTGGTCGGGCAGGCACGTCACGATCCGCGCGAGCCGCTCCGGCGACGCCCTCACGGTGCGCGCCCGGGTCGACGACGAGCCCTGGCGGCTCGTGCGCGTCGCGCCGTTGGATCCCGACGCCGCCGTCACCGCCGGCCCCTTCTGCTGCGCGCCCACCCGCGCGGGCTTCACGGCCCGCTTCGCGTCGTGGCGCACCGGCCCGGCGGACACGGCGCTGCACGGCTAG
- a CDS encoding type II toxin-antitoxin system PemK/MazF family toxin, with translation MWVDFGAPRGSEPAKIRPSLVIQDDWLNESGVATIVLIPFTSQVRLQAFPGNVFIPAAASGLGRDAVSVVPQIGPVSREFIDPYPVGRLPGYLMAEVSAAVRLLLAV, from the coding sequence GTGTGGGTCGACTTCGGCGCTCCGCGAGGATCGGAGCCCGCGAAGATCCGGCCGTCCCTCGTCATCCAGGATGACTGGCTCAACGAGAGCGGAGTCGCCACGATCGTGCTCATCCCGTTCACCTCGCAGGTGCGACTCCAGGCCTTCCCGGGGAACGTGTTCATCCCGGCAGCGGCGTCGGGTCTGGGCAGGGACGCCGTGTCCGTGGTCCCCCAGATCGGACCGGTCAGTCGCGAGTTCATCGATCCCTACCCCGTCGGCCGCCTCCCGGGCTACCTCATGGCGGAGGTGTCCGCCGCCGTCCGGCTGCTCCTCGCGGTCTGA
- a CDS encoding CopG family transcriptional regulator — translation MKTAISVPDADFERFDRVAKRHGMTRSEFYRVAGQKLADELEGAGKAELTRLADAAIAEVGQPTAGEALLRESERIARTGTEW, via the coding sequence ATGAAGACCGCCATCTCCGTCCCGGACGCCGACTTCGAGAGATTCGATCGCGTCGCCAAGCGCCACGGGATGACCCGTTCCGAGTTCTACCGCGTCGCGGGGCAGAAGCTCGCCGACGAGCTGGAGGGGGCGGGGAAGGCCGAGCTGACGCGCCTCGCGGACGCGGCCATCGCCGAGGTCGGGCAGCCCACCGCGGGCGAGGCCTTACTGCGCGAGTCGGAGCGCATCGCGCGGACCGGTACGGAGTGGTGA
- a CDS encoding GDSL-type esterase/lipase family protein, producing the protein MPSLPLRRPSPGTVPRAVLRPLVPLAQGAVAAVARPTLRLHLLLYMREMEAGIFPQHDDASAVPGPDPERVLFVGDIGVAGYGVLLAGMAMPAQVAARRTAVTGRGMEWERIASYDMTARKAAAAIADRAAAPLDLAVVALGIPDVLVATSVEEWTDRLTRIVATLRAQAGDGCRIVVTGIPPMDRFQPIPMVARKLLQAQVSRLNRATALLDDPEHGVIHAPYPDISGTRLHVRDRFSYRVMHAHWAEAIMPFMGDPQPVAD; encoded by the coding sequence TTGCCCTCCCTGCCCCTGAGGCGACCGTCGCCGGGGACCGTCCCCCGCGCGGTGCTGCGGCCGCTGGTGCCCCTGGCCCAGGGCGCCGTGGCCGCCGTGGCGCGGCCCACGCTGCGCCTGCACCTCCTCCTCTACATGCGCGAGATGGAGGCGGGGATCTTCCCGCAGCACGACGACGCCTCGGCCGTCCCGGGCCCGGATCCCGAGCGCGTCCTGTTCGTCGGCGACATCGGCGTGGCCGGGTACGGCGTCCTCCTCGCCGGGATGGCGATGCCCGCGCAGGTCGCCGCCCGGCGCACGGCGGTGACGGGCCGCGGGATGGAGTGGGAGAGGATCGCGTCCTACGACATGACGGCGCGCAAGGCCGCCGCCGCCATCGCCGACCGCGCGGCGGCGCCCCTCGACCTCGCGGTGGTCGCGCTCGGCATCCCCGACGTGCTCGTCGCGACGTCGGTCGAGGAGTGGACCGACCGCCTGACCCGCATCGTCGCGACCCTCCGCGCGCAGGCGGGCGACGGCTGCCGCATCGTCGTCACGGGCATCCCGCCGATGGACCGCTTCCAGCCGATCCCGATGGTCGCCCGGAAGCTGCTGCAGGCCCAGGTCTCCCGGCTGAACCGGGCGACGGCCCTGCTCGACGACCCGGAGCACGGCGTGATCCACGCGCCCTACCCCGACATCTCCGGCACGCGCCTGCACGTCCGCGACCGCTTCTCCTACCGCGTGATGCACGCCCACTGGGCCGAGGCGATCATGCCGTTCATGGGCGACCCGCAGCCCGTCGCCGACTGA